A portion of the Juglans microcarpa x Juglans regia isolate MS1-56 chromosome 1D, Jm3101_v1.0, whole genome shotgun sequence genome contains these proteins:
- the LOC121241479 gene encoding pentatricopeptide repeat-containing protein At4g02750-like, producing MFLFCFFSRVTQALKVTQNPSLNLVETLSLANPELFTQNRAKATIPNLRPLNSKISSYVKNGLVEEARKLFDKMPQKNTVTWNAMIRGHFLDGNYCEALQLFYRMPDRDIVSYNTVIAGLMQCGDVDGARYVFDGMPSRDVVTWNSMVAGYIRNGMIDTALHLFDGMPLKDVISWNLIVGGLVNCGDLALAEEYFGRSSAQDVVSWTIMISGLCKSGRIVEACKLFENMPTRDVRACNAMMVGYIENGHIETAKDLFRKMPERDFESWNELVSGLVRNKKANDAIRLFMEMPQKCQKTWNSILLEFIRNGLIKEAHAFLEKSPYSDVVSWTNLLVGYFGLGEVGGAIKIFDLMPTRDTTAWNATVFGLGENGQGEEGLKLFIRMKESGPSLDKATFTSVLTICSDLPTLLFGKQTHADVIRAGFNSYIEVSNAMVTMYARCGNMHSALLEFSSMPSHDVISWNSLICGFAHHGNGTKALEMFERMRLTDVMPNHITFVGVLSACSHAGLVDQGKYYFHFMKSKCSLQPTSEHYTCIMDLLGRFGLIDEAMTFLDQMRADGVEVPVSVWGALLGACRIYKNIEVGNIAGERILEVDPCNSGVYLILVELLLSGGRREDAGRILARMKEKGVKKQPGCSWIEVNNSARIFLSGDSSHPDFCRICCILDLIYMEMEIKS from the coding sequence ATGTTCCTCTTCTGCTTCTTCTCTCGCGTCACTCAAGCCCTCAAAGTCACCCAAAATCCCTCTCTAAACCTGGTCGAAACACTCTCTCTCGCAAACCCAGAATTATTTACACAAAACCGTGCCAAGGCAACGATCCCCAACCTAAGGCCTCTCAACTCCAAGATCTCGAGCTACGTAAAAAATGGCCTCGTCGAAGAAGCTCGGAAACTGTTCGATAAAATGCCTCAGAAAAACACGGTCACATGGAACGCGATGATTCGTGGGCACTTTTTAGATGGGAATTATTGTGAAGCTCTCCAATTATTCTATAGAATGCCTGACAGGGATATTGTTTCGTATAATACGGTGATTGCTGGGTTGATGCAGTGTGGGGATGTGGATGGTGCAAGGTATGTTTTTGATGGGATGCCATCCAGAGATGTCGTGACTTGGAATTCGATGGTTGCAGGGTATATTCGTAACGGAATGATAGACACAGCACTACATTTATTTGATGGGATGCCGTTGAAAGATGTGATTTCATGGAACTTGATCGTCGGGGGGCTGGTGAATTGTGGGGATTTGGCTTTAGCAGAAGAGTATTTTGGACGATCAAGTGCTCAGGATGTTGTGTCTTGGACTATAATGATTTCGGGGCTTTGTAAGTCAGGACGGATCGTTGAAGCTTGTAAGCTCTTTGAAAACATGCCCACTAGGGATGTTCGAGCTTGTAATGCAATGATGGTTGGGTATATAGAAAATGGCCATATTGAAACTGCGAAAGATTTGTTTCGGAAAATGCCTGAGCGGGATTTTGAGTCTTGGAATGAATTGGTAAGTGGGTTGGTCAGGAACAAAAAGGCTAATGATGCTATAAGGCTTTTCATGGAGATGCCACAAAAATGTCAGAAAACGTGGAACTCAATCCTGTTGGAATTTATAAGAAATGGGCTCATCAAAGAAGCTCATGCATTTCTTGAGAAATCCCCATACAGTGACGTTGTGTCATGGACGAATTTGCTTGTTGGATATTTTGGATTAGGTGAGGTTGGGGGTGCAATTAAGATTTTTGATCTGATGCCAACCCGAGATACAACTGCATGGAATGCCACAGTTTTCGGATTAGGAGAAAATGGTCAAGGTGAGGAAGGTTTAAAGCTTTTCATTAGAATGAAAGAATCAGGTCCATCCCTGGACAAGGCTACATTCACTAGTGTTTTGACAATATGTTCTGACTTGCCGACCTTACTCTTTGGAAAACAAACTCATGCAGATGTTATAAGAGCTGGTTTTAATAGTTACATTGAAGTTTCCAATGCAATGGTTACCATGTACGCGAGATGTGGAAACATGCATTCTGCTCTACTAGAATTTTCTTCCATGCCAAGCCATGATGTTATTTCTTGGAATTCTCTAATCTGTGGTTTTGCTCATCATGGCAATGGCACAAAGGCCCTAGAGATGTTTGAAAGAATGAGATTAACTGATGTTATGCCCAATCATATAACCTTTGTTGGTGTTCTATCTGCGTGTAGCCATGCAGGGTTGGTAGACCAAGGTAAGTACTACTTTCATTTCATGAAATCCAAATGTTCTCTTCAGCCAACAAGTGAGCATTACACATGTATCATGGACTTGTTGGGGAGGTTTGGACTAATAGATGAGGCGATGACTTTTTTAGATCAAATGAGAGCAGATGGAGTTGAAGTTCCTGTAAGTGTTTGGGGAGCACTGCTAGGAGCCTGTAGAATTTACAAGAACATTGAGGTGGGCAACATTGCTGGCGAGAGGATTTTGGAAGTAGACCCATGTAATTCTGGTgtttatttgattttggttgAATTGTTATTGAGCGGTGGAAGGAGAGAAGATGCCGGTAGAATTCTGGCCCGGATGAAAGAGAAGGGAGTCAAGAAGCAACCGGGGTGTAGTTGGATTGAGGTAAACAACAGCGCACGTATATTTCTTTCAGGAGATAGTTCGCACCCTGATTTTTGTAGAATTTGTTGTATTTTAGACTTGATATACATGGAGATGGAgattaaatcataa